A segment of the Cutaneotrichosporon cavernicola HIS019 DNA, chromosome: 6 genome:
GTCACCACACCGGATCTTCCAGTACGGCCTGCGCCCGTCCAGGCGAAAGTAGTGGGCTGCTTGACGCGACGGATCGGCAACAGCtgagagggggagggggatgaGGCCGCTCACCTCTCCGGGGtcggggtggagggtggagaggttgatggaggggagggggttgCGGGCGGTTGCGTCGCCTGAGATTGCGGATTCGGTTGCGGCGTCGATTGCGTCCGAGGGATGGACGAAGCCCTGCGGTTAGCGAGCCGAGCGGAGTTAGCGTGAGGGCGCGGCGTGAGGGCTGCGAGGTGAAGGGAGATAAGGACATGGAGATGGGATGAGGTTGGGGGAGACGAAGAGGGGGACTAGATGCCATCCAACGTCATGTTGGGGACAACGCAACGCGACTCGACGCAACTCACAATGATAGGCCACACCCGCGCCTTGTTTCCGAGTGAGTACTCGGGCGTAAGGGCGCCCAGGACTTCTATGTTGGCCATGGGGAGCGAGAGCTCTTCTTCCGTCTCGCGCAGGGCAGTCTGCACGACGTTGGCGtccccttcctcgaccttgccgcccgGGAAGCTTGGGTCAGCGACATTCGGAGgatgggagaggagggatATGTTGGATGTGaagtgggaggagatgtGGACGGTGGCCACAATGGTGATCGGATTGTCTGTTCCCTCCCAGCTCCCAACTCGCTACCGGTCCATCCACCATCATCCGCCGCCTCTCTAAcactccacctcgtcctcggcctccccCCACCTTCCAACACCCCACCCTGCCGCCCTCGCAAGCTCCGTCGGCTCTCAATCAGCACTCACCTAGCCTCACTCGCATGCACCCTCAatgccgccgcccgcaACTCGACAATAATATGCGCGACACCCCCAATATTAGCCAGCGGAATAAGCACCCCCGAATCCCTGGGTGGCCGCTTGTCAAACTTGCAAGTATGCGGCGGCATCTCGTCCAGCGGCATCGTCGGCGCGTCATCAAGCCTGGAGCGAATGGCGTTCAGTTCGGCGCGACTGAATGCCGGTGGCGGGGGGGTTAGGGCTGCTTTCGCTTTGGGTCGGAGGGTATCGGGAGAGTGGTGCTCCGGCATCGCGTCCTGGCCCCATCTCGAGGGGGCGATGCCGGAGAAGAGACGGGTTAGAGGCGGACGGAGTGTGGGGAGGGTACGGATCATTGTTGATGGcgggaagaagaagagatGGATGAGGTGATAATGCTGGACAACAAGTAAGCAAGTCGGAAAGCTCTAGCCGATCCGCCGATTGCCAGGTGGGCATTGACGTTTGTGGAggctggtggaggtcgcTAGACCAGGCCACTTCCACGTCCGAGGTTGTCGGACTTGGCTCTGCAGTGCGGCCGCCCCGCGGCCAGCTAGTCTGTTAGCCTGTGGTATATGTATCGGGTATGCATCGGATACGTGATACAACAAGTTGTCGAGTTGTCGGATAATCGTGCGCGACTCGGGGTAGGCCGAGTTACCCAcgcgcggtggaggcgaGTCTTCGGTGCCTCGGTGACCTGTCCTCGACTCGAGGCTGGGGCTACTGCGCAAGCCATCCACCATCGATGAGCTGCTCACTTCCCGTGATAGTGCCTGCCGCGTCGCTGCAGAGGAAAACCGCCAAAGCGCCAATCGAGCTCGGGGGCGTGAATCGCTTCATGGGCTGTTTCTCGCCGACGATGCGCTCGGCTGCTTCAGCCTCACTAATGCCCGCAGCGGCAGCCCGCGCAGCGACCTGCTGCAATACGAGAGGGGTCTCGACCCATCCTGGACAAATAGCGTTGGCGGTAATGCCAGCATTGGcgttctcgagcgcgacgacctTTGTAAGACCAATGAGCCCATGTTTGGCAGCGACATAAGCGCATTTTCCCTCGGATGCGACGCGGCCATGAACACTGGCGACGTTGATGACCCGCCCCCATCCCTCTTTCTCCATATGTGGGAGGACGGCTTTGGTGGTGTGAAATGCAGCGCTTAGGTTGATGGCTAGGATCGAGTCCCATTTATCCTCTGGAAAGACGTCGGTGCGGGCGACGTGCTGAATGCCGGCGTTGTTGACTAATACGTCGATACGTTCAAAGGTGTCTGTTGTTGCTTTGACAAGGGAGCGGATCTCGGCGGGCTTGGACATGTCGGCGGCATTATACTCTGCTCGGATGCCACAGGATGAGAGGTCGGATACGAGTGCTTGAATTTGGGGTGCAGTGGCGAAACCGTTGAGCATGATGTCGTAGCCTGCGCCGGCGAGGGCTTTGGCTATGCCTAGCCCGATGCCGCTGGTCGATCCGGTTACCAGCGCTGCGCGGCGGATCATGATGGATGAGTGGTTGTTTTGTTACAAGGTGTTACAAGGTGATCGATGTGAATGACGTTCTTGCCCGCTCGCCCACCAAGTAGTACGGGTGGGTAGGTCGGTCAAGTCCGTCAACAAATATcacctcttcttcttcctcctccacgccTCCGACCACTTTAATATGACGCGTTGTCTCGCTAATCAACTACATCCAATCCATATCTCCCAATAGGTTGGAGCCGCGACGAGTCATCCTGGTTATATGGTCATCTCGTCATCTGGCGATCACATCATTCAGTATCCGTTGGGAAAAGTAAAGTGCGGACTGACGTACTAGTACGTACTATGCCGTTGGGACTAGATGCATTGGGGCCTTTTTTTCTTACGCTATTCCCCTCCAAACGACGCGCAAGTTAGATGTGGGCGGTTGCGTCTGCGTCTGCGTTCCAAGGTGTCTTTAGCCTTAACAATAGCTATTCTGTTATTAAAGGACGTGCAGGCAATGCAGTCAAATGCAGATTGCTGATTTAAACGACGTGACTGGGAGCTGGGAGTTTACTCGGGATTTGTCAAAACAGTGATATTACATGGGTAGCTCAGGGCTACGGGAATGGTGACAAACTTAGCACTTTGCCAGGTCCCACCAGTCCTCATCATCCCGCTCCCAACCCAGTTCCCAACGCAATTCCCAACGCGTCAAGGTTGAACAAACTAATCAGCCACTCATACCAGGCTTAGGAATGGATTGGGGACTGTTCAACTGTACAATAGAGTGGGGTCCAGGTGGGCAAGGCAAAGTCGGCAAGCAGACGAGCAGAGCAGAGTGAGACTCTCTGAGACACTGGAACGTCATTCAAGGAATGCTGAATGCTGGCCATATTCCCTTCCAACATTAGGTGCCCATTCCAAAGGTCCCGGAGTCTCCGGAGTCCCCCAAGCAAAGCAACAGATGATCAGAATGAGGGACGAATGTGCAGGAAagagaggatggaggatgggATTCAAAAGGTACATGGAGTTGTTCAACAACTCGAGTTTGGTTCAGATACTGAGTTTGGGGGTTGCCCGTTGGGGGTTGCGGCAGAGTGGGGGGGTTGAGCGCGGCTACGGGGCTGCGGGGCGACGGGACCACGGGGGCTACGAGCCGATAGTAGCGAGCTCTGTAGGACCACAGAAGCTAATACGCATTCTGATATTCTTGGTCTCGATCACTCGTAAACCTTGGCTCCTTTGTTTTCAAGTCGGTCACCGCAATCCAACCATCCTCACTTGGAAAATCATCATCCTCAATCATCCACCTGTTACTACTCACCCTTTCTATTCCATCCCAACTTTAACGCCGTTACTCATCACACATCAATCATCACTCCACACTCCGTACTCTTATTCACCTCCcctcaacgccgccgccgccgccgccaaacACTTTGTGCTCCGTCCATCAACACGCCCAAATCCCCAGCTCCACccacaccttccctcaGTCCCATCATCGACTTACCAactccctccacccacccacccaacccccccCCAATCTACTCtacaccttcctctccaacaAACACACATCGCAGTACACCGCCTCCACACCCTTCTCGCCTCACACCTTACGCCTGCTTTGCACAACCCGCTTCCGTCCCGCGGCCGATCAAATTAACGCTTTCCCCGCGTAGCCTCGCGCAGGCTCCACGGTACACCCATGGCCTCATAGTCTCAACACTACATCCCTCGTACACATACCATGGGTGCcgatggcgacgcggcAAAAAGCCAAGCCGGCTCATCCAGACGCTCCCCGTACCCACTCTGCGGCGCTGCTTTTGTGCAGCACCTACACGCCGACCCACGCTCCAACCATGTTCACTTGCCAACATGTGCATCGTTAAAGGGCAAGCCCCTACGCGTGCCGTTCCACCGCGTCTCGTCCCATAACGACAACGAAGCCGTGGCGCCATCAGAGTCCCTGGCCATCAAGGTGGCATCCTCACCTGCTCCACTGCCTAGCTCCACCTTACCgcctccactccaccaccaacaacTAGACTTTGAAccttcatcctcctctgccCCCGTTACCCCCATCCACCCACCCCATCCACCCCAACCACCCACATTTAGACACTCCAGCTTGAGAACCCGGCCCTCAACAGCTCCGAGCGCCGTGGCATTACCACCTCCGCGTTACATCACCGCATCGCCACTGCCTCTGGAGAACGGACATGACCACAGGCTCTCCAGCAACCCTGAGGCCGCGAATTTGGGCGTGTCGAAGgggtcgagcttggaccACCACCGGTTAAACATTCCAGCTCCGAGGGCCACTCAGCGATCTGCATTCCAGCAAACCAACATCAGCAGCGAGGTTGCAGAAGCCAATTCTTTAGTTGAGAGCGCCATCAGGGATGAGGCCTCACAAGAAGCGATCTGTGCGGTGCCTGCTCAAATGGAAAGTGCCGACTCTGAGATGTCTAGCGTTTTCTCCGGCATAAAGACCAAAGTCAACCCGGCCGCCACTGCCGTGGGAACGCTAGAGTCTAAAGAGTCAACTTTGAGCTCCATCTCTTCTACAGACTTTGCATCTCCCACAACTGCACCTGCGCCTTTGTCGGCAgcatcgtcctcgatgcACATTGCCCAGGCAACGAACAGCGGGAGCATGAGCAGCCTCGACCCAACCATCTTAACCCCCCCGTCTCCCCTTGTCACCCGCGATTTCTCTCTTGATCGGCCGTCTGGCAGACCAGGCAAGCTCTTGCTCCCCGATCACAGCTTGTCCGCGGCAACGATGCGTCTCGCATCATCCAACATCAACGCCAACGTTTTGGCACCACTTCACGTCCCCAGCCCCGACCGGGAGCGCATGGATCCCTTGGCCGCCATGTTCAGCAGCACGCCTAACCTGCTCAAGGCCAGTTCCGATCCCGGACTCCCAACTAACCCCGTCGCTGCGACGTTCACccgcagcgcctcgagccaCTGCCCGACGACCATACACCACAGTCCCGGGCTCACAAccatcgccgccagccCCCCAACCACACCGGGCGATCTCAGCGGCctgccgtcctcgtcgcaTACAGGAGGGTTGGCACACGCAAGGATTCCCTCGGCAACTGCACCACTATGCAAGAGCGAGCCAATAGCAGAGCCCAATGACGATTACTTTAGCGGCGCGGTTGTAACCGACACGGACGGCAATGTGCCGATTTCTACCCCACCTCCTCTTACCGATTATGCCCTTCCGCGCAGTGTTGCCCAGGCAGAGGTCTTCTACCGCGAGCATCATTTCTatgccgcgccgccgtcttcgcgcgaggccaagcgcctGAAGACGCTGTACAACTTCAACATAATGCACACGAACACAGATGTCAACTTTGACCGCATCGTGCACATGATCAAGCTCGTGTTCAAGGTCAAGATTGGTTTCATCACAAtggtcgacggcgagcagGCGTGGTTCAAAGCCAAGGCCGGATTCGAGGCTCATCACGCATCCCGCGCCACAAGCTTCTGTGGTCACACgatcctcgccgaggacgacgaaCCTCTGGTCGTGTTGGACGCATTCAAGGATTGGCGCTTCTGCAACAACCCGAATGTCCTCGGCCCACCCAACGTGAGGTTCTACGCAGGTGCGCCGTTGCGATCATCCAATGGGTACAATGTTGGCAGTTTGTGTCTTGTTGATGACACACCCCGGCCCGACTTCCcaccgaggtcgaggcacATCTTGAAGGAATTTGCGGCAATCGTGATGCGTGAGATGGAGCTCTGGCGCGATCGAGTGAGTCACGCGAGCTGGGTCTAATGAGACCCTGAGCTATCGTGATCAACATTTATTACATGAGGCTGACATTAAGTTGCAACTCCGAACACGCGACAAGATCCAGACGTCGATGGAGAAGTTTACGCGCGAGTGTCTCGAGATTAACGAGGAGATTACGTCAGGCGACTTTGACTCGGCCAGCCGGATGAACCAGGTGTACCGAAGAGCAGCCAAGCTCATCACGACAacgctcgagctcgacgggTGTACGATCCTGGACATTAGCCAGTTCGAGCGCGTCGAAATGTCGACGTCCAATGGCGAAAGGCAAACCATCTACCACGCCAACCCGTATGCCGAAGGCGACGCGCACATGGTAGAGCCGGCAGGAGTCTTTGGGCCTGTGTCTCCGTTCCCTGTGCTGTCGACCGCTCCCGGTAACTCGGTTGAGACGAGGCAGCTGACAGGCATCGAACACGAGAGGATGTCGGCCTTCCTCGCGGACCACAGAGACGGGCGCATCTTCGAGGGCGTTGCTCCGTCATGGATCAAGTACGTCTTCCCACCGACGCTCAAGTACGGAATGGTGGTGCCCGTGATCGGCATAGATAAACAGCCGTTCGCCCTAATCTGCGCCTACACGCACGACAAAGGCAAGCAGTTCCTCGAGGGCTACGAGCTGCAGTTCCTCAGAGGCATAGGTGTCATCATCCTCTCAGCAGTCCTCCGCCGGCgcatgctcctcgccgaTCGGTCGAAGAGTGTCCTCATCTCGTCTGTGAGCCATGAGCTGCGAACACCGCTGCACGGCATCCTTGCCGCGTCCGAGTTGCTCAGCGACTCGAACCTCGACCAGAACCAGGAAGCGCTGCTGTCGACAGTCCGCACATGTGGTctccagctcatcgacACTGTCAACCACGTCTTGGATTTCACAAAGCTCAGCGGCGGGTCCAAGCACCTGCCCAGCAAGCCTCAGATTGAGCGGTCCAAGACCAACCTGACCGACCTCATTCTTCAGACAGTGGAGAGCTGCTGGCTaggcgcgcgcggcaagTCGATGCAGCTAAGCGAAAGTTCGCCAGGGAGTTTCTACGCCCCAATCGTTCAAGGTCTCCTCCCGCacgaggagcgcgtgcAGGTCCAACAGGCACTTGCTCACGTCGAGACtgtgctcgacctcgggccACGTCAGGGTGGATGGAACGTAATCTGCGAGACAGGCGGCCTGCGCCGGTCGCTGATGAACATTTACTCGAACGCCATCAAATATACCAAAGAAGGGTACATCCAAGTGGTCTTACGCGAGTTGCCCACCAGCCCCGGCTCAGGACACATCACAGTGCAACTGGCTGTTATCGACACGGGGAAGGGTATTGGGAAGGCGTTCCTCAAGGACCAAATATTCCAGCCGTTCTCGCAGGAGGACCCACTGCATCCCGGAACTGGTTTAGGTCTGGCCATCGTCAACAGCATCATGCGCTCGGACGCTATCAAGGGCAACGTCGAGGTATGGTCgatcgagggcgagggtACCGAGGTCCGCCTCACTTTCGATGTCGAGGTAGTCAATGACCCAACGCACTTCCCAACGGACCGTAACATTGGTAGAGGGCTCTGCGTGGGCTTCATCAACTACAACCCCAACCATCGCGGCTTGCAGCTCAGCAAGGAGGTGATGAAACAGTACGCCGAGTATCTGGGCTACTCGATTGCCCCCGACtaccgcgacgccgacgtgctcgtCATGAACGAACTGGGCGGCCTTGACCAGGATAGCCTCGAGGTTGTGCGGCAGAAACCCACACTGCTTATGGTCACGTTTAAGATCTGGAGCCGGGACAagctcaacgagctcggcttGCTCAAGGACCAGTACGTGCGTGTTATGTGCAAGCCGATGGTGCGCTACTCGGTACTgtacgagctcgagcgtgCGGCGCGCTACATCCGCAGTGGAAGCCAGGGCGATGGCAGTGATCTGGGCGAGCTTCCCAGCCAGATGAGGGAGATGGCGCTTGACAGCCCAAACATGTTCTCTCGACCACCCTACGAGGGGAGCACTGTTAGCTCGTTTGAGCCGCAGATCAAGCCAACGAGTCCGTCAGTGTCTCCATCCATCCGACTAGCACCTGGCTTGACCCGCCGTCGCTCCGATGAGGACCACGAGACCAAGCCAGCCCGGCCCCACCTTGCGCCAAGAGGCCTATCGTACCAACCCGGCACACCCAACATGCCCCCAtccaaggacgaggcgctgctATCCGAGGCCCCTTCGCCCAGCTCCACTATCTCGCTCGCAGACGGCGGTGCGCTGCTCAAGGCAGTAACCGTACCAGACGAGCTGACGGCGTTGCCCAAATCCCGCCCACCGCGCGTCatggtcgtcgaggacaacgTCATAAACCGCCGCGTGCTCACGGCCTTCCTGCGGAAACGCGGGTGCGAGTACCAGGAAGTGGTCGACGGATCACAGGGCGTCAAATTGTTTGAAGGGACGCCGCCGAACTCGTGGGAGTGAGTAGCACGGCTGGCGCAGTTGCTGATTGTGGCTGACCTCAGCATCATCCTCATGGACATCAACATGCCGATCATGAACGGGttggacgcgacgcgtgcGATCCGCGCCGCGGAACTTCAGAGGCGTCATCCGGACGGCGTGCCCAAGGTGGGCCTTGGTACCGCCCCCGAGGTCGGGGCGCCAGTCTCACGCGCACCGCAGCCCAACCACAGCAAAATATTTGCACTCACCGGCCTCGCCACGGCCGACGACAAACGCCAGGCGTTTGGAAGTGGCGTAGATGGATAGTGAGTGGAGGGGCCGACTGCAGCTGGACAAATGTCGTCGACTAAGCTCACGCCAGTCTCGTCAAACCTGTATCTCTTGCGAGTCTAGACATGGTCTTTAAAAGTGAGTTGTGGGGACGTCAGCAATCGCTAACGCGCAGAGATTGGATTTTAGCTCCCGTGTAACTATATGTATCATCCTAGCACATGCACGCCCAATGCCACATTGCCAAGTCTGTAGCCCTCCAGCTGGCCCCTCCTGCTTCCTCCTACCCCCTCCTGCTCACAGCGTCCAGTCCCCTACTTGACttcctcaccgccgccggcccCAACGCCTCCCTTGAGCTCGATTCCCTTCATACCTCCACCGGAACGcctcgcctccgccgccgcagcgtcgagctcggcgtccgtctcctcgggcGCATCGGGGTCGGGCGCAAACTCGGCCATGGTGCGGAGTACGAGGTCGgcagaggagaggaaggcgtTGGTGGCGAGGCGAATGATGCGGATCGTCGCAGCGCGGATTGTGCTGTGAGGGCAAATGGTTAAGGCAAGTCAAGGAGGGTAGAGGATGTTGGGAGACGTGGGGCAGGCGAGAGGCGGTCGACGAAGTAGGTCGGAGTGACGTCGAGAAGCCCCAGGAACAGTTGAGGTGGGTTAGGATGTAGAGGTGCAGGCCGTGAGGGTGAACAGCCCGAGGGAGAGTGGCGGAGGCGCGAGAGGAGAGCaatgatgaggagggccAAAGGAGGAGCAAGGCAGGGCAAACGAATGGAACGAACCAGTGTCGATCAGACCGGAGGAAGCGTCAGCACCGCGCATAGTAGTACTAGCAAGCTAGTAGGCTAGCAACTTACACGACGAGCACACTACCCTCGACAGCCGTCTCCCGCTCCACAAGCTCCATATTCacctcgcggtcgacgtcgagtgCGCGCTTGGCGATCGCCGCATGCTCTCCGTTGAGGAAGGGTATCCTGAGCGTGCTGCTGTAAGCTCAAGCTCTCCCTCCATTCTCTCTCAATGAGAGACTCACACGACGTGGCTCAGTCCCTCTACTGGTGTACTTGCCCCGTTCATGATGATTGATGAGTGGAAGGAAGGAGCAAAGGTGGAGGCCGGAACCCAAATattgccgccgcctcctaACCGCCACATATCCGccatctctccatctcaatTGCCCATCACTCTTCATTCATTGATTCGGATCACTAGATATTAGAGACCATGATCAAGGTGTGTCCGCCGTCGTGTGTGGGTGTAGATGCTGACGCGATCTCGACAACCCCGCCCCCGAATCTACGCGCGCCTGCCGACCCGATTCCTGACCCGTCACCGCTCACTCACGCCACCCACTCCTCTGTGTCACGACACCTTGCTCGCGCGACCCACTTGCCGCCGCTTGACTCTACTGCCATTAACGCGACACACGCTCCCCCACTCTCGGACGTCCGCCGGTTGCACCACGCCACACGACCCCGGTGTCGGCTGACTCACCCTACCCAACCCCTTCCCGACCCACCACCGGCCCCACAACCTCTCCCCGCTTCCATCCCAACCCACCTACCCTCCCCACTCCAACCCCAATTCCGGACACAGATCTGGtcgctcaagaaggagcaggaggcCGCTAACAAGACGAAACCCAAAGtctcggcggccgagctgcgTGTCAAGAAGGGTGAGTTGGTCCGAGCGATCGTGGTGGGgcttgggcggcggtgtGTCGCTGAGGGCGATGATTGCGACACGCTGCAAGCAGTATTTCGCTTGCACTCACCCTTGTGGACCAGGCCCCTTGCGTCGCAGTCCCGCTGTTGTCACCCGCTGTACTTTACGCTATGCAGCTGGCGCTCTCCTCATGTGCGCCCACTGGCCTCCGGTCCCGTCTGCAACGTCCCCCCACATCTGGCACACTCTGAGCACAGTTAACCCCAGACATgaacgagctcgacctcccaGCGGGCGTCAAGATGGAGCTCGGGCCCGGCGGCAACATGCTCGACTTTACGCTCTCCATCGCACCAGACGAGGGTGAGTCAGCCTCCCAGCCGGTTTGAACTTTGGTCGCCCCTAACGGCAGGCTACTACAAGGGGGGTCTGTTCAACTTTACGTTCAAGATCAACCCCAACTACCCCCACGAGCCACCCAAGGTGCGGTGTACACAGAAGATCTACCACCCAAACCTCGACCTGGAAGGCAACGTGTGTCTGAACATTTTGCGCGAAGAGTGGAAGCCCGTGCTGTCGCTCAACTCTGTCATTATCGGTCTCCAGTttctcttcctcgagcccaaccccgacgacCCGCTCAAcaaggaggcggccgaggacctgCGCCGTAACCGAGACGCGTTCGCCAACAATGTCAAGATGGCGAtgcgcggcggcaacgTGCGCGGAGAGACGTTTGACAAGGCCCAGATCAAGTAGATATAGTATTGCATGTgagggcgcgcggcgcgggcatAAGGTAGTTCACGAGCAATCCAACAAGATGTCGTCTAGGTTctacttcttcttcctccctGCCAGCCACTTTTTGAACTTGGCCAGGCTGTACACTACACTCTTGCTGAACCCGGCCGTCACGAGACCTTTGACGCTCTGCGCAAGCGCCGGCCGCTTGATGATGTGGCGGACCTCGTTGttgacaacctcgacaaAGCCGTCCTGTGCAGCCACGCGTTGCCAgaactcggcgtcgtcgtacAGCGCCCGGCTGCCCTTTgcggccttggcagcggcgcggcgctcgcggatctcgcgccgctctgCAGCCACCTGGCGCGAAAGAAGGGCTGCAGCGACAGTCGGCCGGAAGTGGGCGGCTAGGCGTTGCCGCAAGCGCAGAGGAAGAGCAGCCAGGAGCGAGCCAGCGTGTTCTGGTGAACTTggctgggcgagggcgcgttCCCCCGCCCCGCGCCATTCCAACCCCTCTGCCTCTCCAGCCTGTTTGGCCTCTTCTGGCTCTTCTGGCTCTCCTGGCCGCTGCTGGTCGGCCCACCTCAACCCGGCACCAGCGACATGCGGCGCATACAGCCCTCTAAAAgcgccgagcacgcccGGCCCACGCACGATATTCCGCACCTTGTCAGGATTCTCAGCGCCGGGGACACTCATCCTTGGGTCGCCCGAGTAACTGATCCCCGCGACTTTCTCCCAcaactcgagctcggtgaaCTGTTCGGGCAGGTtaaggagggcgagcgagagcgcggcgcggttATTCGCCGCCAATGGGTCTGCCAGAGATGGGTCGACCTGTAATGTGAGGACGGGCTTGTGGAGTCGTCCGGCGACGTAGAGGGTCTCCCAGTGTTTGAGGTCGCGGGTTAGGGTGGCCGTGGAGAGGATGCCGTATTTTACTTCCTTTCTGTTAGTGGACAACCCCCACCCGAAAAGACTCACGAGATCGCCAAACTTGACCATGGTCACATACCACAACCcagcgccgagcttgtccgTCATCCATGCTAGTGCTGAAGGACCGATGAGGCGCGCGTAGAGGGGGTAGTGGGAGGGGTGTTGGCGAAGGTTTGTGGCGTGGAATGCgcgggccgagggcgtcgcGATGATAAAGTCTGTAAGGGGTGgtggctggggtcagcgcgAGTGCGCGAGATAGCATGTGGAGCAAGCAAGCATGCCGAGCGAGCTTGATGTCTGCCATAGCAGCTGGTATTCAACTAGTTGAATGTGAAGCAGTAGCCAGAGTAACATTCAACTAGTTGAATGCAGCAGCGCTGCTGCAAGTTGACGCGCCCGCTCACCCCAGTCTTGTTGGCCTGCTTGACCACCCCACTACCATACGCGACGGCCATGTCGATCGGCGCGTCGAATGCGTCAACGACAGGTCGGAACTGGGCGTAAATCCGCGCCTGTTCATCGGCAAGCGCGGCCTTCTCCGCTTCCCTTGCAGCATCGGTGCGTACACGGGTGGTCGAGAATGGCCGTAGCCGGATATACCCATTACACCGGGACGCAccgaagaggagagggacGAGCTGGGTCAGCTCAGCTCTACCATGGGGAGACTCACTGGGCGGGACATGGTCACGCGAGCAGTTCCAAATCGAGACGAGCGTCCAAAGCGGCgccggaggaggaagaatCCGAGCACAGATAAGCCGAGACCGCGACTGAGACTGAATACAGGCCGCCGTCGTTCGTCGCTCCGCGCGCCCAATACCGTCAAAGAGAGGAGGTTGTGAGGCTGAGAGGCTGAGACTGATGGTGAAGGGCGGTCTTTGACTTTGGCAGATGGGTCTGGAACGTGCCTGGGTCACGTGGCGGAGTTATTGCTTGTCTGCAATGTTGTTGCTTGATCAACATTATTTCCCAACtcacctccttcctccatcctccatccttcctccttcctcaacaACACCTCGATTCACAACAATgtcgcgctcctctccccGCTCTCTGTCccgctcgaggtcgcgctccgcATCGATGTCGTCTACCCGTTCCACGACACCCGAAGACTCTGCGTGTCCCTTCCTCATCCGGATCTTCGTGACGCGCACACACACCCCGCTCcgcgactttgacgacAACCACCTACCTGTGCAGGACGAATTCCACGTGTACGGATGGTATGTCTTGCCTCTCTTCTCCAGATATCATACAGCAGGTGATCTGACAACAGGAAATCATCCACCCCAACGTCCCTCGTGCACCAGCTCTACGCCGTTCTGCCCGCGCCATACCGTTCTCCTGTGGCCCGCTACTCGTTCAAGCACGTATATGTCGACGCGTCCGAGGCAGGACTGTacaaggcgcgcgagatggcTTCGTTCACCGGGCGCGAGTTTACATCAAGTGTGGaaggggggagaggagtgGAGGAACAGACGCTGGACGAGTAC
Coding sequences within it:
- the TAM41 gene encoding uncharacterized protein (Mitochondrial matrix Mmp37), whose protein sequence is MSRPLVPLLFGASRCNGYIRLRPFSTTRVRTDAAREAEKAALADEQARIYAQFRPVVDAFDAPIDMAVAYGSGVVKQANKTGPPPLTDFIIATPSARAFHATNLRQHPSHYPLYARLIGPSALAWMTDKLGAGLWYVTMVKFGDLEVKYGILSTATLTRDLKHWETLYVAGRLHKPVLTLQVDPSLADPLAANNRAALSLALLNLPEQFTELELWEKVAGISYSGDPRMSVPGAENPDKVRNIVRGPGVLGAFRGLYAPHVAGAGLRWADQQRPGEPEEPEEAKQAGEAEGLEWRGAGERALAQPSSPEHAGSLLAALPLRLRQRLAAHFRPTVAAALLSRQVAAERREIRERRAAAKAAKGSRALYDDAEFWQRVAAQDGFVEVVNNEVRHIIKRPALAQSVKGLVTAGFSKSVVYSLAKFKKWLAGRKKK
- a CDS encoding uncharacterized protein (Sin3 associated polypeptide p18 (SAP18)); amino-acid sequence: MSRSSPRSLSRSRSRSASMSSTRSTTPEDSACPFLIRIFVTRTHTPLRDFDDNHLPVQDEFHVYGWKSSTPTSLVHQLYAVLPAPYRSPVARYSFKHVYVDASEAGLYKAREMASFTGREFTSSVEGGRGVEEQTLDEYGFIKGDLISVAVNMPEPRKVEGREQRDRRPPPPRGSWRDRDAPMRNDRERERDRRDGPPTNDRWSRRSRSRSPVRRGSGWGRD
- the UBC12 gene encoding uncharacterized protein (Ubiquitin-conjugating enzyme E2, catalytic domain homologues); translated protein: MIKIWSLKKEQEAANKTKPKVSAAELRVKKDMNELDLPAGVKMELGPGGNMLDFTLSIAPDEGYYKGGLFNFTFKINPNYPHEPPKVRCTQKIYHPNLDLEGNVCLNILREEWKPVLSLNSVIIGLQFLFLEPNPDDPLNKEAAEDLRRNRDAFANNVKMAMRGGNVRGETFDKAQIK